One genomic window of Gossypium hirsutum isolate 1008001.06 chromosome D11, Gossypium_hirsutum_v2.1, whole genome shotgun sequence includes the following:
- the LOC107910807 gene encoding uncharacterized protein, with the protein MAENLLKEGPFVLRSLSNTDLLHLVDLLISDKKWIEECPSQASPFKITKASGKSPSLGHSHASNGLRSIFMRTPSQANLQTEHEGEKKLQNIPHSGVSSTIPDKNSSDRSRFQVLSDCQNLVKDILKEHPEGHNVANFRKLFLERYGYPLDIQRLGCKKLVSVLKNVPGIKIESTYIFPANIQENASHALGELPDDATTKGDALDTTWDELGPVSNTTSTRNESQSGLGSKRMGTKATYPDCPLSDDEFSDSEREISSAERSGLQQKPGVDEEDSSLLQILDSWYSSKEGKDKTDNSENSEGLVDCSDYDVKPSGAAGESTKTGKCLEGYGKKQRMQKKYSFVADPVGNDRDKLINVMLGS; encoded by the coding sequence atggctgaaaatctgCTGAAGGAAGGGCCATTTGTTCTTAGATCTCTCAGTAATACCGATCTTCTTCATTTGGTCGATTTGTTAATATCTGATAAGAAATGGATAGAAGAATGCCCCTCCCAAGCATCACCTTTCAAGATCACTAAGGCTTCTGGGAAGAGTCCCAGTTTGGGTCATTCTCATGCTTCAAATGGGTTGAGATCGATCTTTATGCGCACTCCATCGCAGGCAAACTTGCAGACAGAACATGAAGGAGAGAAAAAGTTGCAGAATATTCCTCATTCTGGGGTTTCATCTACCATCCCTGATAAGAACTCTTCAGATCGTTCTAGATTTCAAGTATTGTCCGACTGTCAAAATCTTGTGAAAGATATACTAAAGGAACACCCTGAAGGACATAATGTGGCCAACTTCAGAAAACTGTTCCTTGAGAGGTACGGTTATCCTCTTGATATACAAAGGCTTGGTTGCAAAAAGTTAGTATCTGTGCTAAAGAACGTGCCTGGAATTAAAATAGAGTCCACCTATATATTTCCTGCAAACATTCAAGAAAATGCCAGCCATGCATTAGGTGAATTGCCTGATGATGCAACAACAAAAGGTGATGCTTTAGACACAACATGGGATGAACTAGGACCTGTGTCCAACACGACTTCAACCAGAAACGAATCGCAATCAGGATTAGGGAGCAAAAGAATGGGCACAAAGGCAACTTATCCCGACTGTCCTCTCTCAGATGATGAATTTTCTGATTCCGAAAGGGAAATCTCAAGTGCAGAGCGATCTGGGCTACAACAGAAGCCTGGAGTAGATGAGGAAGACAGCTCTTTGCTGCAAATCCTTGATTCATGGTACAGtagtaaggaaggtaaggataaAACAGATAATTCAGAGAACTCTGAGGGTTTGGTCGATTGTTCTGACTATGATGTCAAGCCGTCTGGTGCTGCTGGAGAAAGCACGAAGACCGGAAAATGTTTGGAGGGCTATGGAAAGAAGCAAAGGATGCAAAAGAAGTATTCTTTTGTTGCAGACCCAGTGGGGAATGACAGGGATAAGTTGATTAATGTAATGTTAGGTAGTTAG
- the LOC107911485 gene encoding uncharacterized protein: MKLKHVHLRTLLSFSPSAPSPSLYSFSIFISHFSTSHNQPLHSYSSSWRHEEVSRHVKVSVWWDFENCNPPVGFNVYKIAHMITSAVRANGIKGPVQITAFGDILQLSRTNQEALSSTGVNLAHVPQGGKNSADRSLLVDLLYWVSQNPPPAHLFLISGDRDFASILHRLRMSNYNILLATSDSAPSVLCGAASIMWNWNALLKGENLTGKHYNHPPDGPYGSWYGHCKGPLDDPFLVEQPACTQTEEFSESCSDSVPRTVPKAVIKHIRQILNSYPNGISIMDLRSELKKSNVSLDKNFYGYKKFSCFLSSMPHILRLQSERDGNYLIHGIFPKAGEPSKTSPCLSTRPVCRTGDELTVSSRSSGDGRRVDSGLNEKSRLHHFPEVNSGVAPGKIQQTPSANGNLVKVNAEKPQEEVQQPLPVDQKTTEASNDQVPESLHNHVLEQDSASKGSFIRKVWQRWFGGSDYTRAGKDHDNLAGKDYHLPGKPGDSADITEKQNNNPLKKFIDVSSDREGMKVECEEKSHVVPYSLTISSSSNDSTFDTKATDEASENPSGKRAGLFNWIASRCKFWRSSKDSEVSSDQSYEKLNQTNTNILKHEVFKQGSFWEDMEILIDSLRGSLFVTQSRTREEMVENLLKEGPFVLRSLSNTDLLHLVDLLISDKKWIEECPSQASPFKITKASGKSPSLGHSHASNGLRSIFMRTPSQANLQTEHEGEKKLQNIPHSGVSSTIPDKNSSDRSRFQVLSDCQNLVKDILKEHPEGHNVANFRKLFLERYGYPLDIQRLGCKKLVSVLKNVPGIKIESTYIFPANIQENASHALGELPDDATTKGDALDTTWDELGPVSNATSTRNESQSGLGSKRMGTKATYPDCPLSDDEFSDSEREISSAERSGIQQKPGVDEEDSSLLQILDSWYSSKEGKDKTDNSENSEGLVDCSDYDVKPSGAAGESTKTGKCLEGYGKKQRMQKKYSFVADPVGNDRDKLLNVMLGSLKKISESRMKA; encoded by the exons ATGAAACTTAAACACGTCCATCTTAGAACCCTCCTTTCCTTTTCACCTTCGGCTCCTTCTCCATCTCTATATTCATTCTCAATCTTCATTTCTCATTTCTCCACTTCCCATAACCAGCCTTTACATTCCTATTCTTCGTCGTGGCGCCATGAGGAGGTTTCACGGCACGTAAAGGTTTCGGTTTGGTGGGATTTTGAGAACTGCAATCCTCCCGTAGGTTTCAATGTGTATAAGATTGCTCATATGATCACTTCCGCTGTCAGGGCCAATGGAATTAAGGGTCCTGTTCAGATAACTGCTTTTGGAGATATTTTGCAACTCTCTAGAACAAACCAGGAGGCGCTTTCTTCTACCGGGGTTAATCTTGCTCACGTTCCCCAGG GTGGAAAAAACAGTGCTGATAGATCACTTCTGGTTGATCTTTTGTATTGGGTTTCTCAAAATCCTCCTCCAGCCCATCTTTTTTTAATCTCTGGTGACAGGGACTTTGCCAGCATATTGCATAGATTACGGATGAGCAACTACAATATTCTGCTTGCTACATCAGATTCAGCTCCTAGTGTTCTTTGCGGTGCTGCCAGTATCATGTGGAATTGGAATGCACTGCTCAAAGGAGAGAACCTGACTGGAAAGCACTATAACCATCCTCCTGATGGTCCTTATGGTTCTTGGTATGGCCATTGCAAGGGGCCTCTCGATGATCCATTTTTAGTTGAACAACCAGCATGTACACAAACTGAAGAATTTTCTGAGAGTTGTTCAGATTCTGTGCCTCGAACAGTTCCAAAGGCAGTCATAAAGCATATACGACAGATTTTGAACTCATACCCAAATGGAATTTCTATAATGGACCTTCGTTCTGAGCTGAAGAAAAGTAATGTTAGCCTTGATAAAAATTTCTATGGGTATAAAAAGTTCTCCTGCTTTCTTTCGTCCATGCCACACATTTTGAGGCTTCAGTCGGAACGTGATGGTAATTATCTTATACATGGAATTTTCCCGAAAGCTGGTGAACCATCTAAGACTAGTCCTTGTTTATCCACCAGACCTGTCTGTAGAACTGGAGATGAGCTCACTGTTTCTTCTAGGTCGAGTGGTGATGGCAGGAGAGTAGATAGTGGTTTAAATGAAAAGTCCAGGTTGCATCATTTCCCTGAGGTTAATTCGGGAGTTGCTCCTGGAAAGATACAACAAACCCCTTCAGCAAATGGTAATCTTGTTAAAGTAAATGCAGAGAAGCCACAGGAGGAAGTCCAACAGCCCCTTCCAGTTGATCAGAAGACTACTGAAGCATCTAATGATCAGGTACCTGAGAGTCTTCATAATCATGTACTGGAACAAGATTCTGCATCTAAAGGTAGCTTCATAAGGAAGGTTTGGCAAAGATGGTTTGGTGGTAGTGATTACACACGTGCAGGAAAAGATCATGACAATCTTGCGGGAAAAGATTATCACCTTCCAGGAAAGCCTGGTGATTCTGCAGATATCACTGAGAAACAAAATAACAATCCTCTGAAAAAATTCATTGACGTCAGCTCTGATAGGGAAGGAATGAAGGTAGAATGTGAGGAGAAGTCACATGTAGTTCCATATTCATTAACCATTTCTTCATCAAGTAATGACTCGACTTTTGACACTAAAGCAACTGATGAAGCAAGTGAAAATCCCTCCGGGAAGAGGGCAGGTTTATTTAACTGGATTGCCAGCCGGTGTAAGTTTTGGAGAAGTAGCAAAGACTCTGAGGTATCAAGTGATCAATCCTATGAAAAGCTAAACCAAACAAACACGAACATTTTAAAGCATGAGGTTTTTAAACAGGGATCCTTCTGGGAAGACATGGAAATCTTAATAGACTCACTTAGGGGATCACTTTTTGTCACACAGTCTAGGACCAG GGAAGAGATGGTTGAAAATCTGCTGAAGGAAGGGCCATTTGTTCTTAGATCTCTCAGTAATACCGATCTTCTTCATTTGGTCGATTTGTTAATATCTGATAAGAAATGGATAGAAGAATGCCCCTCCCAAGCATCACCTTTCAAGATCACTAAGGCTTCTGGGAAGAGTCCCAGTTTGGGTCATTCTCATGCTTCAAATGGGTTGAGATCGATCTTTATGCGCACTCCATCGCAGGCAAACTTGCAGACAGAACATGAAGGAGAGAAAAAGTTGCAGAATATTCCTCATTCTGGGGTTTCATCTACCATCCCTGATAAGAACTCTTCAGATCGTTCTAGATTTCAAGTATTGTCCGACTGTCAAAATCTTGTGAAAGATATACTAAAGGAACACCCTGAAGGACATAATGTGGCCAACTTCAGAAAACTGTTCCTTGAGAGGTACGGTTATCCTCTTGATATACAAAGGCTTGGTTGCAAAAAGTTAGTATCTGTGCTAAAGAACGTGCCTGGAATTAAAATAGAGTCCACCTATATATTTCCTGCAAACATTCAAGAAAATGCCAGCCATGCATTAGGTGAATTGCCTGATGATGCAACAACAAAAGGTGATGCTTTAGACACAACATGGGATGAACTAGGACCTGTGTCCAACGCGACTTCAACCAGAAACGAATCGCAATCAGGATTAGGGAGCAAAAGAATGGGCACAAAGGCAACTTATCCCGACTGTCCTCTCTCAGATGATGAATTTTCTGATTCCGAAAGGGAAATCTCAAGTGCAGAGCGATCTGGGATACAACAGAAGCCTGGAGTAGATGAGGAAGACAGCTCTTTGCTGCAAATCCTTGATTCATGGTACAGtagtaaggaaggtaaggataaAACAGATAATTCAGAGAACTCTGAGGGTTTGGTCGATTGTTCTGACTATGATGTCAAGCCGTCTGGTGCTGCTGGAGAAAGCACGAAGACCGGAAAATGTTTGGAGGGCTATGGAAAGAAGCAAAGGATGCAAAAGAAGTATTCTTTTGTTGCAGACCCAGTGGGGAATGACAGGGATAAGTTGCTTAATGTAATGTTAGGTAGTTTGAAAAAAATAAGTGAGTCGAGAATGAAGGCGTGA